From the Thermoanaerobacterales bacterium genome, one window contains:
- a CDS encoding amino acid ABC transporter ATP-binding protein — protein MIEVRDLHKSFGGLDVLRGIDCHVAEGEVVCVIGPSGSGKSTFLRCLNLLEEPTRGEIIIDGTSLTDRKTNINEVRQKVGMVFQLFNLFPHKTALQNITLALLKVKKMTPGKAEELGRMLLAKVGLTDKADVYPAQLSGGQQQRVAIARALAMQPKVMLFDEPTSALDPEMVGEVLAVMKDLAREGMTMVVVTHEMGFAREVADRVLFMDEGRIVEGGPPRDIFANPREARTKAFLSKIL, from the coding sequence GTGATCGAGGTTAGGGACTTGCATAAGAGCTTTGGCGGGCTGGATGTACTGCGGGGCATCGACTGCCATGTCGCCGAGGGCGAGGTCGTGTGCGTGATAGGGCCCAGCGGCTCCGGGAAAAGCACCTTCCTGCGCTGCCTGAATCTCCTCGAGGAGCCGACGCGGGGGGAAATAATCATCGACGGGACATCCCTTACCGACCGGAAGACGAACATCAACGAGGTGCGCCAGAAGGTCGGGATGGTCTTCCAGCTCTTTAACCTCTTCCCGCACAAGACCGCCTTACAAAACATTACGCTGGCCCTGCTGAAAGTCAAGAAGATGACCCCTGGCAAGGCGGAAGAACTGGGCCGTATGCTACTGGCCAAGGTCGGCTTAACCGATAAGGCTGACGTTTACCCCGCTCAGCTTTCGGGCGGGCAGCAGCAGCGGGTGGCCATCGCCCGCGCTCTGGCTATGCAGCCGAAGGTGATGCTCTTTGACGAACCCACTTCGGCCCTTGACCCGGAAATGGTCGGCGAGGTGCTTGCGGTTATGAAGGATCTGGCGCGCGAGGGAATGACCATGGTAGTGGTCACCCACGAGATGGGTTTTGCCCGCGAGGTTGCGGACCGGGTGCTGTTTATGGACGAGGGGCGCATTGTCGAAGGAGGACCGCCGCGCGACATCTTTGCCAACCCGCGGGAGGCGCGGACGAAGGCCTTCCTTAGCAAGATCCTGTAG
- a CDS encoding amino acid ABC transporter permease, with the protein MSVVEFVGFIFPLLLAGTVITLELTVLSVGIGCVIGLFAGLARLSRSRFLRVIATCYVDFLRGTPLLVQILIVYFGIPYLVTDLQDWWHAALGWPILIKDPNLPRFWAAVTACSLNSGAYIAEIFRAGVQSIERGQMEAARSLGMTQSQAMRYVILPQAFKRVVPPLGNEFIAMLKDTSLVSMIGVEELLRRGTLINADYYRPFETYITVAFIYLMITLSFSRLVDYLERRLKTGDRG; encoded by the coding sequence TTGAGCGTTGTAGAATTCGTCGGCTTTATCTTTCCCCTTCTCCTGGCCGGGACGGTCATTACCCTTGAGCTAACCGTGCTTTCGGTGGGGATCGGCTGCGTCATCGGCCTTTTTGCCGGCCTGGCGCGGCTTTCACGCAGCCGGTTCTTGCGGGTGATCGCCACTTGCTACGTCGACTTCCTGCGCGGTACGCCGCTTCTGGTTCAGATCTTGATTGTTTATTTCGGAATTCCATACTTGGTGACTGACCTTCAGGACTGGTGGCACGCCGCTTTGGGGTGGCCGATCCTGATCAAGGACCCCAACCTGCCCCGCTTTTGGGCTGCGGTTACGGCCTGCAGCCTGAACAGCGGCGCTTACATCGCCGAGATCTTCCGCGCCGGCGTCCAGTCCATCGAGCGCGGCCAAATGGAGGCCGCCCGCTCCCTGGGTATGACCCAGAGCCAGGCGATGCGCTACGTCATCCTGCCCCAGGCCTTCAAGCGTGTGGTTCCGCCCCTCGGGAATGAGTTCATCGCTATGCTGAAGGACACCTCCCTGGTGTCGATGATCGGTGTTGAGGAGTTGTTACGGCGCGGTACCCTAATCAATGCCGACTACTACCGGCCGTTTGAAACCTACATCACGGTGGCCTTCATTTACCTGATGATCACCCTGTCCTTCTCCCGGCTGGTGGACTACCTGGAAAGGAGACTCAAGACCGGTGATCGAGGTTAG
- a CDS encoding basic amino acid ABC transporter substrate-binding protein, with the protein MLRLNRFMVVAVALLTLVAFVAGCGGGSSSQDQKAADDQAQQAPEKKVLKIGSDTAYAPFEWQDTKSGDYVGFDMDLMAALCEEMGYKPDIQSMTFDGLIPALQSGTIDASISAMTIKKKRLQQVSFSDPYYKSGLIIAVRNDNNDIKSFDDLKGKTIAVQLGTTGADKAKEIEGAKVVTFDRIPEAFLELKKGSADAVVNDAPVTMYAIKQDGSGQIKVVGDMLSTEFYGIAVPKDKPELLQEFNAALKKLKETGKFTELYKKWFGQEPPADVLNPPTPEEAAIE; encoded by the coding sequence TTGTTAAGGCTGAACCGTTTCATGGTAGTCGCCGTTGCCTTATTGACGCTGGTAGCCTTTGTGGCAGGCTGTGGCGGCGGGTCGTCATCCCAGGATCAGAAGGCGGCGGATGACCAGGCGCAGCAGGCGCCGGAGAAGAAGGTCCTCAAGATCGGGTCCGACACGGCCTATGCCCCGTTCGAATGGCAGGATACGAAGAGCGGCGACTACGTGGGCTTTGACATGGATCTGATGGCGGCGCTATGTGAGGAGATGGGCTACAAGCCTGATATCCAGAGCATGACCTTTGACGGCCTCATCCCGGCTTTGCAGTCCGGCACCATCGACGCTTCGATTTCGGCCATGACGATTAAGAAAAAACGGCTGCAGCAGGTCAGCTTCTCCGATCCCTACTACAAGTCCGGCCTGATTATCGCGGTGCGTAATGACAACAACGACATCAAGTCCTTCGACGATCTGAAAGGCAAGACCATCGCCGTCCAGCTCGGCACCACCGGGGCCGATAAGGCTAAAGAAATTGAAGGGGCTAAGGTGGTTACCTTCGACCGCATTCCGGAGGCCTTCCTGGAGTTGAAGAAAGGCAGCGCCGACGCCGTCGTCAATGACGCCCCGGTGACCATGTACGCCATCAAACAGGACGGCAGCGGGCAGATCAAGGTCGTGGGCGACATGCTCTCCACCGAGTTCTACGGCATCGCGGTCCCGAAGGACAAACCCGAACTGCTGCAGGAGTTTAACGCTGCCTTGAAGAAGCTTAAGGAGACCGGGAAGTTCACCGAGCTATATAAGAAGTGGTTCGGCCAGGAGCCGCCGGCGGATGTTCTTAACCCGCCGACACCGGAGGAAGCAGCAATAGAATAA